Part of the Henckelia pumila isolate YLH828 chromosome 2, ASM3356847v2, whole genome shotgun sequence genome is shown below.
TcataccgaaaattcggtaCCGTGccggaaattaaaaaaaattcggtataccgaaaaaaaactcGGTATAccgtgaaaaattttaaaaaaaaaattcggtatattcGGCATATTCGGCATatcgaaataaaaaattttatatatagataTCGATTTTTCGatatattcaataaattttttggtACGGTATGACGGTATTTTCGGCATTCGATATTTTTTTCCAGCCCTACAAACCATAGTTGTTATTGAAAAGTACTCAAAAAAATAGTTGGTATTGAAAAAGACTTGATTATAGTAAATAAATCGAGATATGGAATtatcttaatcttctttaaagttcaaaatattattatagaatacaaaatctaaaaatacatggaattattttatttaaataagaagttcatctaatcttatatatatttttcaaaaagacTGTCTCAAAATTATaacattaatataatattattttgtttttggtaAGTGAAacttataattgtattaggcaTGAGATAAATAGTTCATTACCATATTTACTAGTCAGCAAGGAGTTCGGTGTaaattgtaatatatatatatatattttaggaaaaaaaaactttatttgatattttggttagtattaaataaaatttaaaaaaatccaaaactAACACGTTACTTGTTGCTAGGAAAAATCGCGAGAGAATCAGAGCCCTGAATCTGCTCTCCTCCTCCATCCCAGTCTGGTCTAGGTTCATCCTCCCTCCAATTTCCCCAATTCCATTTCCATTTCCCAATCGGATCTTTGTTTTCGAGGCTTCTCAATCTCAATTCTTGGAAAGTCTTAATCTTTATcctgtaaatttattagatttgATTGATTGACTTTCGTATATGGGAGCTGCACTAGTCTCGTGTTCACGCTACCTCGACGCCGCTTGTTGTTGTTTCCGCCGCCGCTGCCGCTGCCGGTgtacttgttattgttgttgctGCTAACTCTTCGGGTTGTATTATTAGTTTGGACATTTGATTTTACAGCTTCCTTTTTTTATGGATTCGACTTTGCTTCCAACGGCCAATGGGCTTTCTCTAGGGTTTTCATCTCATGGGTCGAAAATGGTTGAAGGTGCTCGTGGCTCCAAAATCGCCGACGACTCCATTTCCTTCCAGATCGAGTCGAGAGTTAGCGACCCTTTACATCCTGTGCCCTCGGTTCCACTCCAACTGTTGGACCAGGAGACGGCCAACAATCATCACGATTTGGATATTAATTCGAGTGGAAGTAAGGATAGACAGACCGATGAAGGAGAAAGAGATGTGGAGGAGTTTCGGATTTTGGGCCATTCTATGTGTTTGAAACGAAGACGCGACTGCGATTCTGGGTCTTCGGTCCCATCTTCCTTCTCAAAGGGATTTACGGTTTCTTCTCCGGATATGGAGTCGCGTAGGAAGATGGTCAAAGCGTGGGGAAATCAGCGATTACAAGATGCAGACCCTGATGTTTTTGGAATCATGGAAAAGGAGAAGCAGAGGCAGCATAGAGGGATCGAATTGATTGCTTCGGAGAATTTTGTGTGTAAAGCAGTAATGGAGGCATTAGGAAGCCATTTGACTAATAAATATTCTGAGGGAATGCCAGGGGCACGTTACTATGGTGGAAATCAGTATATTGATGAGATTGAAACACTTTGTCAGGAGCGTGCATTGCATGCTTTTGGGCTTGATTCTGAAAATTGGGGTGTGAATGTACAGCCTTACTCGTGTACATCCGCAAATTTTGCAGTTTACACCGGTCTTTTGTTACCTGGTGATAGGATAATGGGGTTGGACACTCCATCTGGAGGTAATACAAGCCATGGGTGTTATTTGCCAAATGGGAGAAAGGTCTCCGGGGCATCAATATTTTTTGAGAGCCTGCCGTACAAGGTTAATTCTCAAACAGGGTATATAGACTATGAAAAGCTTGAGGAGAAAGCGCTTGATTTTCATCCAAAGATATTGATTTGTGGTGGGAGTTCATATCCCCGGGAGTGGGATTATGCAAGATTTAGACAAGTTGCAGATAAATGTGGTGCAGTTTTGTTGTGTGATATGGCTCAGATTAGTGGTCTTATTGCTTCTAAGGTGAAGTGTtttgtgatttttatgggctGGCGTCAagtttttgtaaaattttaccATTGGTTTGCTTTGTATTACCATGTATTCCCATTTGATTTAAGCACGTGTCTTGAATTGATTACTCTTCTTTGCGTCTTCTGATTTTGCAATGGTCTGCGTGAGAGAATGATTAATGAACGCCTGCTTGGATTGTAATTTGAAATGGAGCTTAGCATACTTCCAAAAATTTCATTGAAGGGTCTATGCCATGCTTTAGTGAAATTGCAGTTTTTGTCATTTGTTTTTCAATGTGTTCTTTTGTTTTGGATAATTTTTTATGGTTATTGCCAAAGGCTGCTCATATTTGCGTTTTCCGCTCTTGTATCATTTCCAACTGATTTTGAtgccatatttttttttataattcctGCTCT
Proteins encoded:
- the LOC140879961 gene encoding serine hydroxymethyltransferase 6-like, with translation MDSTLLPTANGLSLGFSSHGSKMVEGARGSKIADDSISFQIESRVSDPLHPVPSVPLQLLDQETANNHHDLDINSSGSKDRQTDEGERDVEEFRILGHSMCLKRRRDCDSGSSVPSSFSKGFTVSSPDMESRRKMVKAWGNQRLQDADPDVFGIMEKEKQRQHRGIELIASENFVCKAVMEALGSHLTNKYSEGMPGARYYGGNQYIDEIETLCQERALHAFGLDSENWGVNVQPYSCTSANFAVYTGLLLPGDRIMGLDTPSGGNTSHGCYLPNGRKVSGASIFFESLPYKVNSQTGYIDYEKLEEKALDFHPKILICGGSSYPREWDYARFRQVADKCGAVLLCDMAQISGLIASKECASPFEYCDIVTSTTHKSLRGPRGGIIFYRKGPKQRKRGTHLNQGDGIDRYDFEEKINFAVFPALQGGPHNNHIAALAIALKQVATPEYKIYMRQVKKNAQALAAALLKRNCRLVTGGTDNHLLLWDLRNFGLTGKIFEKVCELCHITLNKVTIFDDNGNITPGGVRIGTPAMTSRGCLEADFETMAEYLVTAVQIATSVQREHGKLPKHFLKGLDNNKETVELRARVENFASQFALPGFDE